The Candidatus Methylomirabilota bacterium genome window below encodes:
- a CDS encoding homoserine dehydrogenase, whose amino-acid sequence MNEIKIGLLGLGTVGAGVVRILQSHGGELTERAGCRLAIAAIADLDVTRPREGLDITRLPLHADAGRVLDDPEIRVVIELVGGLEPARTFILRALAAGKHVVTANKALLAHHGPELFAEVRRNRVMLGFEAAVAGGIPLIRAVKDGLPANRILSAFGIVNGTCNYILSKMTDEGLDFSVVLKEAQARGYAEADPTLDIEGLDSAHKLQILAMLAFRTAVDLKDIYTEGITGVAQEDVVNARELGYRIKLLAIAKAAEGTLEARVHPTMIPAASPLAAVSGVFNAVFMTGDNVGDLMFYGRGAGQLPTASAVWSDVLDIARRVAHGLPALAVDLPGNGAAALPIRPMDDIRTAYYLRVMALDRPGTLAQVAGHLGQHGISIVSVLQKRRAEQHEAVPIVMMTHDARERDMRAALAAIDKLPVVASPTTMIRVEA is encoded by the coding sequence GTGAACGAGATCAAGATCGGCCTGCTCGGCCTGGGCACTGTCGGCGCGGGCGTCGTCCGCATCCTCCAGAGCCACGGCGGCGAGCTCACCGAGCGTGCGGGCTGCCGCCTCGCCATCGCCGCCATCGCGGACCTGGACGTCACCCGCCCGCGCGAGGGCCTCGACATCACGCGGCTGCCGCTCCACGCCGACGCGGGTCGGGTCCTCGATGATCCGGAGATTCGCGTGGTGATCGAGCTGGTGGGCGGGCTCGAGCCGGCGCGCACGTTCATCCTGCGCGCGCTCGCCGCGGGCAAGCACGTGGTCACCGCCAACAAGGCGCTCCTCGCCCACCACGGGCCCGAGCTCTTCGCGGAGGTTCGGCGCAATCGCGTCATGCTGGGGTTCGAGGCGGCGGTGGCCGGCGGCATCCCCCTGATCCGCGCGGTGAAGGATGGCCTCCCCGCCAACCGAATCCTCTCCGCCTTCGGCATCGTCAACGGGACGTGCAACTACATCCTGTCCAAGATGACCGACGAAGGCCTCGACTTCTCGGTGGTGCTCAAGGAAGCGCAGGCGCGCGGCTACGCGGAGGCCGACCCGACCCTCGACATCGAGGGGCTGGACTCGGCGCACAAGCTCCAGATCCTCGCCATGCTCGCCTTCCGCACCGCGGTGGACCTCAAGGACATCTACACCGAGGGCATCACCGGGGTCGCGCAGGAGGATGTGGTCAACGCTCGCGAGCTCGGCTATCGCATCAAGCTCCTCGCCATCGCCAAGGCGGCCGAAGGCACGCTGGAGGCGCGCGTGCACCCGACAATGATCCCGGCGGCCTCGCCGCTGGCCGCGGTCTCGGGCGTGTTCAACGCGGTGTTCATGACCGGCGACAACGTGGGCGACCTCATGTTCTACGGGCGCGGCGCGGGGCAGCTGCCCACCGCCTCCGCGGTGTGGTCCGACGTGCTCGACATCGCCCGGCGCGTCGCCCACGGGCTCCCCGCCCTCGCGGTGGATCTTCCCGGGAACGGCGCCGCCGCCCTGCCCATCCGGCCAATGGACGACATCCGCACCGCCTACTACCTGCGTGTGATGGCGCTCGACCGGCCGGGCACCCTCGCCCAGGTCGCCGGCCATCTCGGCCAGCACGGGATCTCCATCGTCTCGGTGCTGCAGAAGCGGCGCGCGGAGCAGCACGAGGCGGTGCCGATCGTGATGATGACCCACGACGCGCGCGAGCGGGACATGCGCGCCGCGCTCGCCGCCATCGACAAGCTGCCCGTGGTGGCGAGCCCGACCACCATGATCCGCGTCGAAGCCTGA